The Mycoplasma sp. 1654_15 genome contains a region encoding:
- a CDS encoding ATP-binding cassette domain-containing protein produces the protein MKKKFKEMILKKKLSWFYAWNIFYVLQFILNSFLITISPFYIFNAINQKSLNYLILWLVIYFVSSLVFVVVNTFNRSMFTGFTAILKHKNLEKMSTYFNKVNLTEYKKKGEGFYYSEIKNNNDERITKYYNSLLEIIKHTLYIASILIFALIFNWIIGLTLLISFLIFSIFPLLFKEKLEKSYKNKVKSTNSFYEKSNQIISYLPSLMLLNKKDEVNKIFKSNIKNKIEAYKNYIKMRNISFWISSNTARIFKTLVNVFIILIFIYIYYNHINIIVFSVSIIVLSNVLLDKFFEQINHFFSNMIKFHQVRKHQKEHLNDIPFGLKIEENLIPLPKKLFSIDIKNLTFSYDKNPLISKLNFKIQQNKKYLIVGKNGSGKSTLAKILLGLEKDYQGQIILNNQYDLKTIDFKSINSQINFISKKNSATCLIEGDLYKNISLEEDEFQNRDKLKQIIKFLNLEVLEESQYLTNNWNLLISLNQKQRIQVARILYDAKPFLIIDEALLNIDKKNLEKIKNYLFNDKNLTLIYISHHIKASEYKHFNEVIEFRK, from the coding sequence ATGAAAAAGAAATTTAAAGAGATGATACTAAAAAAGAAGTTATCTTGATTTTATGCTTGAAATATATTTTATGTTTTGCAATTTATTTTAAATTCTTTTTTAATCACAATTTCTCCATTTTACATTTTTAATGCAATTAATCAAAAATCTTTAAATTATTTAATTCTTTGATTAGTAATTTATTTTGTTTCTTCATTAGTTTTTGTTGTGGTAAATACTTTTAATCGTTCTATGTTTACAGGGTTTACAGCCATTTTAAAACATAAAAATTTAGAAAAAATGTCAACTTATTTTAACAAAGTAAATTTAACTGAATATAAGAAAAAAGGCGAAGGCTTTTACTATTCAGAAATTAAAAATAACAATGATGAAAGAATTACTAAGTATTACAATTCACTATTAGAAATAATTAAACATACTTTATATATAGCTTCGATTTTAATTTTTGCTCTTATATTTAATTGAATTATTGGTTTAACTCTATTGATATCTTTTTTAATATTTTCGATTTTTCCTTTATTGTTTAAAGAAAAACTAGAAAAATCCTATAAAAATAAAGTAAAGTCAACCAATTCCTTTTATGAAAAATCAAATCAAATAATCTCTTATCTACCAAGTTTAATGTTATTAAACAAAAAAGATGAAGTAAATAAGATTTTCAAATCCAATATTAAAAACAAAATAGAAGCATATAAAAATTACATAAAAATGAGAAATATTTCTTTTTGGATTTCTTCTAATACTGCAAGAATATTTAAAACTTTAGTTAATGTTTTTATTATTTTAATTTTTATTTATATTTATTACAATCACATAAATATAATTGTTTTTTCAGTGTCGATAATTGTTTTGTCAAATGTTTTATTAGATAAATTTTTTGAACAAATAAATCATTTTTTTAGTAATATGATTAAATTTCACCAAGTAAGAAAGCATCAAAAAGAACATTTAAATGACATACCTTTTGGCTTAAAAATAGAAGAGAATTTAATCCCACTACCAAAAAAATTATTTAGTATTGATATTAAAAATTTAACTTTTAGTTATGATAAAAATCCTTTAATTTCAAAGCTAAATTTCAAAATACAACAAAATAAAAAATATTTAATTGTAGGAAAAAACGGAAGTGGAAAATCTACATTAGCAAAAATATTATTAGGACTAGAAAAAGATTATCAAGGTCAAATAATTTTAAACAACCAATATGATTTAAAAACAATAGATTTTAAAAGTATAAATTCTCAAATTAATTTCATAAGTAAAAAAAATTCAGCAACCTGTTTAATTGAAGGTGATTTGTACAAAAACATTAGTTTAGAAGAAGATGAATTTCAAAACAGAGACAAATTAAAACAAATAATTAAATTTTTAAATTTAGAAGTTTTAGAAGAATCTCAATACTTAACCAATAACTGAAATTTATTAATTTCTTTAAATCAAAAACAAAGAATTCAAGTAGCAAGAATTTTATATGATGCCAAGCCTTTTTTAATAATTGATGAAGCTCTATTAAATATAGATAAAAAGAATTTAGAAAAAATAAAAAATTATTTATTTAATGATAAAAATTTAACCTTAATCTATATTTCTCATCATATTAAAGCTTCAGAATATAAACATTTTAATGAAGTTATTGAATTTAGAAAGTAG